Below is a genomic region from Ammonifex degensii KC4.
GTCTCCTCTATCTGCACCCGCAGGCCGAGATCGGTCAGCATCTGCTTGGCCACCTCTACCGGCTTGCCACGCACATCGGGCACCGTCACTTCAGGTACGCTGGTGTAGTGCTTGAGCCACCACCAGCCCCCCACTAGGGCCAGGGAAAGCACCAGCAAAGGCAGCAAAAGGTAGTAAGGCCATTTAATAGAACGAGAAGCCTTCTTCAAGTCCAACGCCTCCAAATCCCGGGCCAGCGCGGCCGCCGAAGGATAGCGGGCAGCGGGATTCTTGGCCATGGCCCGGGCCACTATCCGCTCCAGCGCCGGCGGCACACGGGGGTTAAGCTGCGATAGGGGAGGGGGCTGCTCCTCCACATGCTTAAGTGCCACCGCCACCGGGTTGTCCCCCGTAAAAGGAGGCCTGCCGGCCAGCATCTCGTAAAGTACCGCTCCCAGGGAATAAATGTCGGAGCGCGCATCTGCCGGCTCCCCGCGCGCCTGCTCCGGGGAGATATACTCCACCGAGCCCAGAAAGGCGCGGGTGGCGGCGATGGTAGTCCCCCTCAAGGTACGAGCAATGCCGAAGTCGGCTAGCTTGGCCTCCCCCTCAGGAGTTATTAGGATGTTGTGGGGTTTGACGTCCCGGTGAACTATTCCCCGCCGGTGCGCGTGCTCCAGCGCCGCGCAGATATCCTTCGCTATTTTGATGGCCCAAGGGATGGTGATCTTTCCTTCCTGGATGAGGGTCTTTAGATCCTTACCCTCCACATACTCCATTACCAGGTAGTGGGTGCCGTTGTCCTCACCCACATCGTAAAGGCTCACTATGTGCGGATGAGAAAGGCTGGCCACCGCCAGTGCCTCCTGGCGGAAGCGCTGCACAAACTCAGGGTCCCGGGCAAACTCCTCGCGCAAGACTTTCACTGTAACGGGGCGGTCGAGCACCAGGTCCCGCCCCTCATAAACTACCGCCATCCCCCCGCTACCAATTTCGCGCACCAGCCGGTAGCGGTTGCCGAGTACCCGGTCAGTCATCGATCCTCACCATCACCAGCGTTATGTTGTCCTCCCCTCCCCGCTCCAAGGCTTCGGCCAGAAGCTTTTCCCCTCCTGCCGGCAGGGATTCTGCTTCGCGCACCAAACGAAGAATTTCTTCCGGAGCCAGGTGGAGGGTAAGACCGTCGGTACAGAGAAGAATAATATCTCCTTGTTCTAGAACGAAGCTACCCGCGTCCACTTCTACCGTAGCTTCTATCCCCAAAGCCCGGCTCAGCACGTGCCGGTAGGGGTGGTACTTTACCTCTTCCGGGGAGATTTCTCCCTCCCGCAAAAGTTCAGCCACCAGGGTGTGATCCCGAGTGAACTGGCTTATTTCTTCACCCCGTAATAGATAGCCTCGGCTATCCCCCACGTGGGCCCAAAGAAGTTCTTTTTCCTTAAGAAGACATACGGTAAGCGTGGTGCCCATGCCCATACATTCGGGCCGGGCCAAGGAAGCGCGGTAAACGGCCTCGTTGGCCGCCTTGACCGCCGCCACCAGTTTCTCCAAAGAGACCTCCCTCTCCTCCTGCCAGAATTGTGCCACGGTAGATACCGCTAGCTGACTAGCCACCTCGCCGGCCTGATGTCCCCCTAAGCCGTCGGCCACGGCAAAAAGCCCTTTATCCGGCAGGACCAGGTAAGCATCCTCGTTCCGGGGCCGTATGAGGCCCTGGTCACTCTTGGCTACCCATTCCATTTTCCTCGGCCTCACCCGTCAATAACCCCTCTTCCTCGTAGCGGTAGCGTAGCTGCCCGCAGGCTGCCTCTATCTCTTCACCCCGGCTGCGCCTCACTGTCGCCGGAATGCCGTTTTCCTCCAAGATGCGGCAAAAAGCCTCTATCCTGGCGGGAGAAGGGGGCCGAAAGCGGCGCTCGTTCACCAAGTTAAAAGGTATGAGGTTGACGTGGCAAAGTAGCCCCTTAAGTAACCTGGCCAACTCTCTTGCCTCTTCCTGACCATCGTTAATGCCGGCTATCATGGTGTAGGCAAAGGTTATCCGGCGGTGGGTGGCCTCCACATACTCCCAGCAGGCGGCCAGAAGCTCTTTTAAGGGATAGCGGCGGTTTATGGGTAGAAGCCAGCTTCTCAGCTCGTCGCGAGGAGCGTGCAGGGAAACAGCCAGACCGAACTGCCGCTTAAGCTGGGCGAGCGCCCTTATCCCCGGCACCACCCCGCAGGTGGAAATGGTTATTTTGCGCGCCCCTATATTCAAACCTGCCGGGTGGGTGATGTTCTCCAAAAAGCGAAAGGTTGCTTCTTGGTTGTCAAAAGGCTCCCCCATGCCCATGAGAACTACGTGGGTTACTCTCTCGCCCAGTTCTACCTGGGTGCGAAGAACCTGCTCGTAGATCTCCCCCGCACTCAAATTGCGCTTGAGCCCCTTCGCACCGGAAGCGCAGAAGCGACAACCCATGCGGCAACCCACCTGAGTGGAAACGCAGACGGTACGCCCCCAGGGATGACGCATGAAAACCGTCTCGATACCCGCCCCGTCCCGGGCCAGGTAGAGAAACTTTATCGTCCTTCCGTCACGGGAGCACCTTTTCACCCGCACGCTTAAATAAGTTATAGAAGCTATTTCCTCCAAGCGTTCGCGCAAGGTCTTGGGTAGGTTGGTCATTTCCCGAAAGGAAGTTACCCCTTTGACGAAAAGCCAGTCGATAAGCTGCTGGGCCCGGTACCGGGGCTCCTTTAGTTCCTCGGTCACCCAGCTTTCTATTTCCGGGAAGCGCAAGGATTTGAGGTCCAGTTTCAACCAGAACCACTTCCTTTAGGAGTCGCGGGATGAGTCCCATGGCTTTAGTGTAGCATTACGCCGAAAGAGAGGCAATTAACCTTAACCTTTCACCCCTCCTTTTTGCGGGAAAAGGGCTGGCAGGTAAGGGCCCAGCG
It encodes:
- a CDS encoding protein kinase domain-containing protein, with product MTDRVLGNRYRLVREIGSGGMAVVYEGRDLVLDRPVTVKVLREEFARDPEFVQRFRQEALAVASLSHPHIVSLYDVGEDNGTHYLVMEYVEGKDLKTLIQEGKITIPWAIKIAKDICAALEHAHRRGIVHRDVKPHNILITPEGEAKLADFGIARTLRGTTIAATRAFLGSVEYISPEQARGEPADARSDIYSLGAVLYEMLAGRPPFTGDNPVAVALKHVEEQPPPLSQLNPRVPPALERIVARAMAKNPAARYPSAAALARDLEALDLKKASRSIKWPYYLLLPLLVLSLALVGGWWWLKHYTSVPEVTVPDVRGKPVEVAKQMLTDLGLRVQIEETHNSEVERGRVIKQDVDPGTKVKKGRLITLLVSLGPEMRTVPDVRNRTLAEAETVLKAEGFVVGQTQWTYDPRPAGTVVDQDPLPGVSRPKGTRVNLVLSRGPEVPTQAVPDVRGMTLEAAKDKLLAAGFTVDDQVLHTSSNEYLPGYVCDQQPPPGTILRRGDKVQLTVSDGPGPVPRQATVNLVLPPDGKTHEVKIVVQDARGTVEAYQGTCQPGEHLRQTVTYYGKAKISVYVDGNLVKEQTL
- a CDS encoding Stp1/IreP family PP2C-type Ser/Thr phosphatase, translated to MEWVAKSDQGLIRPRNEDAYLVLPDKGLFAVADGLGGHQAGEVASQLAVSTVAQFWQEEREVSLEKLVAAVKAANEAVYRASLARPECMGMGTTLTVCLLKEKELLWAHVGDSRGYLLRGEEISQFTRDHTLVAELLREGEISPEEVKYHPYRHVLSRALGIEATVEVDAGSFVLEQGDIILLCTDGLTLHLAPEEILRLVREAESLPAGGEKLLAEALERGGEDNITLVMVRIDD
- the rlmN gene encoding 23S rRNA (adenine(2503)-C(2))-methyltransferase RlmN, translating into MKLDLKSLRFPEIESWVTEELKEPRYRAQQLIDWLFVKGVTSFREMTNLPKTLRERLEEIASITYLSVRVKRCSRDGRTIKFLYLARDGAGIETVFMRHPWGRTVCVSTQVGCRMGCRFCASGAKGLKRNLSAGEIYEQVLRTQVELGERVTHVVLMGMGEPFDNQEATFRFLENITHPAGLNIGARKITISTCGVVPGIRALAQLKRQFGLAVSLHAPRDELRSWLLPINRRYPLKELLAACWEYVEATHRRITFAYTMIAGINDGQEEARELARLLKGLLCHVNLIPFNLVNERRFRPPSPARIEAFCRILEENGIPATVRRSRGEEIEAACGQLRYRYEEEGLLTGEAEENGMGSQE